From the Thamnophis elegans isolate rThaEle1 chromosome 11, rThaEle1.pri, whole genome shotgun sequence genome, one window contains:
- the TSC22D1 gene encoding TSC22 domain family protein 1 isoform X2, with product MDLVKSHLMYAVREEVEVLKEQIKELIEKNNQLEQENNLLKTLASPEQLAQFQAQLQTTNSPAGGSSQTQGANLQPSQAAPQNSGPSA from the exons ATG GATCTGGTGAAGAGCCACTTGATGTACGCAGTGCGAGAGGAAGTTGAGGTGCTGAAAGAGCAGATCAAAGAACTCATTGAGAAAAACAACCAGCTGGAACAAGAGAACAACCTGTTGAAAACCTTGGCCAGCCCGGAGCAGCTGGCTCAGTTCCAAGCCCAATTGCAGACCACCAATTCCCCCGCCGGGGGGTCTTCGCAAACACAGGGAGCCAACCTGCAACCTTCCCAGGCTGCACCGCAAAACTCGGGACCTTCGGCCTAG
- the TSC22D1 gene encoding TSC22 domain family protein 1 isoform X3: MDLGVYQLRHFSISFLSALLGTDSAALSLDSSSSGASVVAIDNKIEQAMDLVKSHLMYAVREEVEVLKEQIKELIEKNNQLEQENNLLKTLASPEQLAQFQAQLQTTNSPAGGSSQTQGANLQPSQAAPQNSGPSA, from the exons ATGGATCTCGGCGTCTACCAGCTGCGGcacttctccatctccttcctctCCGCCTTGCTGGGCACCGACAGCGCCGCGCTCAGCCTCGACAGTAG CTCCTCCGGGGCGAGCGTGGTTGCCATCGACAACAAAATCGAGCAAGCCATG GATCTGGTGAAGAGCCACTTGATGTACGCAGTGCGAGAGGAAGTTGAGGTGCTGAAAGAGCAGATCAAAGAACTCATTGAGAAAAACAACCAGCTGGAACAAGAGAACAACCTGTTGAAAACCTTGGCCAGCCCGGAGCAGCTGGCTCAGTTCCAAGCCCAATTGCAGACCACCAATTCCCCCGCCGGGGGGTCTTCGCAAACACAGGGAGCCAACCTGCAACCTTCCCAGGCTGCACCGCAAAACTCGGGACCTTCGGCCTAG